In one window of Leptospira sp. GIMC2001 DNA:
- a CDS encoding WD40/YVTN/BNR-like repeat-containing protein, whose protein sequence is MKKFLVLVLIATSLQFSNCKEEKDEPDPLFQLLALQSLLTSKNIFFNRVRYLDNKFYGVGSGGQIYVSADGDSWTRISLDTNQAINDIGYINNRFTAIGNSVHYTSADGISWSDISSTFSNTTFLRSLGNFGSTLVAFGSRNIYTSTNGLSFSSGVSLGSSLFPAYYESASNSNRMVVVGAEESNSASIKVGSFVSIFLTFSSNGVTGLSSAKQLLGIAYNGTRFVAVGNSGNIYYSADGLAWTAASSGVTSTIRAVVYAKDQFIAVGMSGLVLSSPDGINWTSKSSGSTVELRSVAYGNDKLVAVGRDTILVSSDAGNTWVNK, encoded by the coding sequence ATGAAAAAGTTCTTAGTTTTAGTATTAATAGCAACCTCTTTACAATTCAGCAATTGTAAAGAAGAGAAGGATGAACCAGATCCACTCTTTCAATTGCTAGCTTTACAATCCCTTCTAACTAGTAAGAATATATTTTTTAATCGGGTTCGTTACCTAGATAATAAATTCTATGGGGTTGGAAGCGGTGGACAGATTTATGTATCTGCTGATGGAGATAGCTGGACAAGAATAAGTTTGGATACAAATCAGGCAATCAATGATATAGGATATATCAACAATCGATTCACTGCAATTGGAAATAGCGTTCACTATACATCAGCAGATGGTATCAGCTGGTCGGATATATCTAGTACCTTTTCCAACACAACTTTTTTACGAAGCCTTGGAAACTTTGGATCAACTTTGGTTGCATTCGGTAGTAGAAATATCTATACATCAACAAACGGTCTGAGTTTTTCATCAGGAGTTAGTCTTGGTAGTTCATTGTTTCCCGCCTATTATGAAAGTGCCTCAAATTCCAATCGCATGGTTGTCGTTGGTGCAGAAGAATCCAATAGCGCATCCATCAAAGTTGGTTCGTTTGTATCCATTTTTCTTACTTTTTCAAGCAATGGAGTAACCGGTTTGAGTTCAGCAAAACAATTACTTGGAATTGCATATAATGGAACACGCTTTGTCGCGGTCGGAAATTCGGGAAATATTTATTACTCGGCAGATGGTCTAGCTTGGACTGCTGCTTCATCGGGTGTAACTTCAACGATTAGAGCTGTTGTCTATGCTAAGGATCAATTTATTGCAGTCGGTATGTCTGGCTTGGTTTTATCAAGTCCGGATGGAATCAATTGGACTTCAAAATCCTCCGGGTCAACGGTGGAATTAAGGAGTGTTGCATATGGTAACGACAAATTGGTTGCAGTTGGTCGGGATACGATACTTGTATCTTCCGATGCTGGAAATACTTGGGTCAATAAATAG
- the radA gene encoding DNA repair protein RadA, with product MKKKIPAKIYICQSCGENFPRWSGKCPGCESWNTIIEETGSGSKFTEKKRTILDPKRYEDPISINKIEEEKFQRIKTGFSELDLVLGGGIVPGSLVLIGGEPGVGKSTLILEVAKNLSNKDKVLYISGEESASQIGLRAKRLGIQSDNILLSSEGYAENIIQMIEHIRPGVVFIDSIQTVQREALPNQAGTVTQLRECTQIFLETSKRLSIPIFLIGHITKEGLIAGPKVLEHLVDTVLYFEGDKLNYYRILRAVKNRFGSVGDIAVFEMKTSGLEEVINRNDLFLFRDADTQEGSVLSVVLEGSRALSVEVQALVAKTSFSQARRMSEGLDNKRLILLCAVIEKYLGIPLSQSDVFANLAGGLTVDEPSLDLAICSAILSSATNRSVSSTTAFLGEVGLSGEVRNVGQLGLRLKELEAIGLEKVILPVSAKNEWKKENSGFQLIGIKHLRELTEYFD from the coding sequence TTGAAGAAAAAGATCCCAGCCAAGATCTATATTTGCCAATCTTGCGGAGAGAATTTTCCAAGATGGTCTGGCAAATGTCCAGGATGTGAGTCCTGGAACACAATCATCGAAGAAACTGGCTCTGGATCTAAGTTTACCGAAAAGAAGCGAACAATTCTAGATCCAAAAAGATATGAAGATCCAATTTCGATCAATAAAATCGAAGAAGAGAAATTTCAGCGTATAAAGACTGGATTTTCGGAACTGGACTTGGTTCTAGGAGGAGGAATTGTTCCTGGAAGCCTGGTTCTCATTGGAGGCGAGCCTGGAGTAGGCAAGTCGACTTTAATTCTAGAAGTTGCAAAAAATCTATCTAACAAAGATAAGGTTCTATATATATCAGGTGAAGAGTCAGCTTCTCAAATAGGACTTAGAGCTAAACGATTGGGTATTCAATCTGATAATATTTTGCTCTCTTCCGAAGGTTATGCAGAGAATATCATTCAGATGATTGAGCATATTCGACCCGGAGTAGTCTTCATAGACTCGATACAAACTGTACAGAGAGAAGCTCTTCCGAATCAAGCGGGAACGGTGACACAATTACGTGAATGCACACAGATTTTCCTAGAAACATCAAAGAGATTGTCTATTCCAATATTCTTAATTGGTCATATAACTAAAGAAGGATTGATTGCGGGGCCCAAAGTTTTAGAGCATCTAGTGGATACAGTACTGTACTTCGAAGGAGATAAGCTCAATTACTATCGAATTTTACGAGCTGTAAAAAATCGATTCGGATCGGTTGGTGATATAGCTGTATTTGAAATGAAGACTTCCGGATTGGAAGAAGTGATCAACCGGAATGATTTATTTTTATTTAGAGATGCAGATACGCAAGAGGGTTCTGTACTTTCTGTTGTCCTTGAAGGATCAAGAGCGCTCAGTGTTGAAGTTCAAGCTCTCGTTGCAAAGACAAGCTTCAGTCAAGCTCGCAGAATGTCAGAAGGTTTAGACAATAAAAGATTGATTCTTCTATGCGCTGTCATTGAGAAATATCTAGGAATCCCTCTTTCTCAATCAGACGTTTTTGCAAACTTGGCCGGAGGATTGACTGTTGATGAACCCTCACTTGATCTAGCAATCTGTTCTGCAATTCTATCATCTGCAACAAATCGATCCGTGTCTTCTACGACCGCTTTTCTCGGAGAAGTGGGTCTTTCGGGCGAAGTACGTAACGTTGGCCAATTAGGGCTGAGATTAAAAGAGTTGGAAGCGATAGGACTTGAAAAAGTGATCCTACCTGTGTCAGCTAAGAATGAATGGAAAAAAGAAAATTCTGGATTCCAGCTAATTGGAATTAAACATCTTCGTGAATTAACAGAATACTTTGATTGA
- a CDS encoding ribonuclease D, whose translation MSQKQSSIRPLVFQGDLSEEITKEYEKDDHLAVDCEMMGLNPRRDRLCVIQICDSKNKASLVQILPGQTQAPNIQLLFEKKSIIKIFHFGRMDLTFLKARLGISVNPVFCTKIASKLARTYTDKHGLKELVKEFFDESMDKGKQSSDWGKKILSKEQLEYAAGDVKYLIALKHILTEMLVREGRLEYADKCYGFLGTLVDMDLLELKDIFEH comes from the coding sequence ATGAGTCAAAAACAATCCTCCATCCGTCCTCTCGTATTTCAAGGAGATTTATCTGAAGAAATCACAAAAGAATATGAAAAAGATGACCATCTTGCTGTTGATTGTGAAATGATGGGACTCAATCCAAGGCGAGATCGATTGTGTGTAATTCAGATATGCGATTCTAAGAATAAAGCTTCTCTTGTCCAAATTTTACCAGGTCAGACTCAAGCTCCAAATATTCAGTTATTATTTGAAAAAAAATCTATAATTAAAATTTTCCACTTTGGACGTATGGATTTAACCTTTCTGAAAGCGCGTTTAGGTATATCAGTCAATCCTGTTTTTTGTACAAAAATTGCGAGTAAACTAGCGCGAACATATACTGACAAGCACGGACTCAAAGAATTGGTTAAAGAATTTTTTGATGAATCGATGGATAAAGGCAAACAATCCTCCGACTGGGGCAAAAAAATTCTGAGCAAAGAACAATTGGAATACGCAGCAGGTGATGTGAAGTATTTGATTGCTTTAAAACATATTCTTACTGAGATGCTCGTTCGTGAAGGAAGATTAGAATATGCTGATAAATGTTATGGATTTCTCGGAACTCTTGTGGATATGGATCTTCTTGAGCTTAAGGATATATTCGAGCATTGA
- a CDS encoding glycoside hydrolase family 36 protein translates to MERTTIFQYRVFDEETNSSIADLIETSSLSECGNFKGKISITKKGNSRTYKPIIQWADTTRPQVGFHLKTITIAMDDMIQDGNGFKIFQHGYQSWSLSTSYNPNEKDVSPKIEFLRYSQENIYSDHSGEEGDFLSESFICLYSKELDSGIICGLLVGSDPGVRFHSAVDENGKILEISCILDFHCSLDVKTNGKLPLPELTGISFSGSPEKAIANYIDSYAKNTEIPILAKKVPTGWCSWYYYYTDITEKIILDNLKDIKDKNIPIQFFQVDDGYQRTIGDWLTTNEKFPAGMKIIADEIKREGYQPGIWLAPFLVRKESEFYNKYPEAVLKDENGDPVPALWNPLWGKDYTYCLDLTHPKSLEFLTQVFKTITKDWGYPYLKLDFLYAGLLPGVVYNPNITPQARYQNALKLIRKVVGKDTFLLGCGAPIFPSVGYFQGMRISCDVAPFWRAELKRRLVRDKNALCTEKALINDLTRASMHRKFWFNDPDCLVVRKKKNSMNYNQTLIMASVMAVSGGMLLVSDDMTKLEPERLEMLKKTLELSKLCQAKTPLPIGIFEGQFPEGLWNPAGYLGVWNPTDKSKTIKMKTPVAIRNTEWIDYWTGNKEISVQYDNDSQILEIELPAYGSRVFSIES, encoded by the coding sequence ATGGAACGCACAACTATCTTTCAATATAGAGTATTCGACGAAGAAACCAATTCTTCCATAGCAGATCTCATAGAAACTTCTTCTTTGAGTGAATGTGGCAATTTTAAAGGCAAAATTTCCATCACAAAAAAAGGCAATTCTCGAACATACAAGCCTATAATCCAGTGGGCTGATACAACTCGTCCGCAAGTTGGATTTCATCTAAAAACTATAACAATTGCTATGGATGATATGATTCAAGACGGTAACGGGTTCAAAATTTTCCAACATGGATATCAATCCTGGAGCTTGTCAACAAGTTATAATCCCAATGAAAAGGATGTTTCTCCGAAGATTGAATTTTTGCGATATAGTCAAGAAAATATTTACTCAGATCACAGCGGAGAAGAAGGAGATTTTCTCTCAGAAAGTTTTATATGCCTTTATTCGAAAGAGTTAGATTCCGGAATCATCTGTGGCCTATTAGTTGGTTCAGATCCTGGAGTTAGATTCCATTCTGCAGTGGATGAAAACGGTAAAATTTTGGAAATTTCTTGCATATTAGATTTTCATTGCTCGCTAGATGTCAAAACCAACGGCAAACTTCCACTTCCCGAACTCACAGGAATATCTTTTAGTGGATCTCCAGAGAAAGCCATTGCAAATTATATAGATAGCTATGCAAAAAATACCGAGATTCCAATCCTTGCAAAAAAAGTTCCGACTGGTTGGTGCTCTTGGTATTACTACTATACTGATATTACAGAGAAAATTATTTTAGATAACCTAAAGGATATTAAAGATAAAAATATCCCAATTCAATTCTTTCAAGTAGATGATGGTTATCAAAGAACAATTGGTGATTGGCTTACGACCAACGAGAAATTTCCTGCTGGAATGAAAATCATCGCCGATGAAATCAAAAGAGAAGGATATCAACCAGGGATCTGGCTTGCTCCCTTTTTAGTTAGAAAAGAATCAGAATTTTATAACAAATATCCTGAAGCCGTTTTGAAAGATGAAAATGGCGATCCGGTTCCTGCGTTATGGAATCCTTTATGGGGCAAAGACTATACGTATTGTTTGGACCTAACCCATCCTAAGTCATTGGAATTTCTAACACAAGTTTTCAAAACGATAACCAAGGATTGGGGCTATCCTTACTTGAAGCTGGACTTTTTGTACGCTGGACTTTTGCCAGGAGTTGTATACAATCCGAACATCACTCCACAAGCAAGATACCAAAATGCGCTAAAATTGATTCGCAAAGTTGTCGGTAAAGATACATTTTTATTAGGTTGTGGTGCGCCGATTTTTCCATCGGTTGGATATTTCCAAGGTATGCGAATCAGCTGTGATGTTGCCCCTTTCTGGCGTGCAGAGCTGAAACGACGATTGGTTCGTGACAAGAATGCATTGTGTACGGAAAAAGCTCTAATCAATGATCTTACTCGGGCATCTATGCATAGAAAATTTTGGTTCAATGATCCCGATTGTCTCGTAGTTCGAAAGAAAAAAAATAGCATGAACTACAACCAAACATTGATTATGGCTTCAGTCATGGCTGTTTCCGGAGGAATGCTACTCGTAAGCGACGACATGACTAAACTCGAACCAGAGAGATTGGAAATGCTTAAGAAAACATTAGAACTTTCGAAACTTTGCCAAGCTAAAACTCCATTGCCGATTGGAATTTTTGAAGGTCAATTTCCAGAGGGACTTTGGAATCCTGCAGGTTATCTAGGTGTCTGGAATCCAACAGACAAATCTAAGACAATTAAAATGAAGACTCCTGTAGCTATTCGAAATACAGAATGGATTGATTATTGGACAGGAAATAAAGAAATTTCAGTTCAATATGATAATGACAGCCAAATTCTAGAGATAGAATTGCCAGCTTACGGTTCTAGGGTTTTTTCGATCGAATCGTAA
- a CDS encoding putative lipoprotein — translation MNKNFPAILGCILAITLLGNCAAASTSISQAADSVSGSVSTAIGSISKSVSSVSKSSSDKAADSESYKKDVRTLIALYSQDEERTAHIEKDINRIARRNGILNWREHRSTYVAIGAGLREAGYARNHVVDIANQSCAGKPSIQEAILEGFEL, via the coding sequence ATGAATAAAAATTTTCCAGCCATCCTTGGTTGCATTCTTGCAATTACACTACTAGGTAATTGTGCGGCTGCATCAACTTCCATATCTCAAGCAGCAGACTCTGTGAGTGGATCTGTAAGTACAGCAATTGGATCTATATCTAAGTCTGTCTCTTCTGTAAGTAAATCATCTTCTGATAAAGCAGCAGATTCTGAATCTTACAAGAAAGATGTTAGAACTCTCATTGCACTGTATTCGCAAGATGAAGAGAGAACGGCTCATATCGAAAAAGACATCAATCGTATCGCAAGACGAAATGGGATTCTCAACTGGAGAGAACATAGATCAACTTACGTTGCAATTGGAGCGGGACTTCGCGAAGCGGGATATGCAAGAAATCATGTAGTGGACATTGCAAATCAATCTTGTGCGGGCAAGCCAAGCATTCAAGAAGCAATTCTCGAAGGTTTTGAATTATAG
- a CDS encoding fused response regulator/phosphatase: MTESYLPKPEILVIDDDESICETLEVIIQSLGYYCVFFTNPEQGLEYFKREVSPLILLDVNLPNFNGIDLLSQIKEINPMSQVLMMTGEREIQTVVSSLYNRATDFLLKPFNLESVKSAIARAFEFYYILKEKEINDESILRDLRLASKIQSKILSMPKNLSHRMFAEVNPAMYVSGDYFQILNIDENKTLVVMGDIEDHGVTSGLIALLMSNLVKEISNTNETSPAVYLQKMNYELCFEIGTHSMTAVIILIDREKKQIIYSRGGHPFPIFYKADRSEYQLLSERSGHLLGIMEDIEFHTHQIGYEKGDLLFLYSDGLINTLQSPLLDSMNNIHLNSKNRFEQMLDILKDYTIELRENSHFQDDISYLLIEL; encoded by the coding sequence ATGACTGAATCCTATCTCCCTAAACCAGAGATTCTTGTAATCGATGATGATGAGTCGATCTGCGAGACTCTTGAAGTAATCATACAAAGTCTTGGATACTATTGTGTTTTTTTTACAAACCCAGAACAAGGATTAGAATACTTCAAAAGGGAAGTAAGTCCGCTTATTTTACTCGATGTCAATCTACCTAATTTTAATGGAATTGACTTACTGTCCCAGATTAAAGAGATAAATCCAATGAGCCAAGTCCTCATGATGACTGGAGAACGTGAGATTCAAACGGTTGTCTCATCGCTCTACAATCGAGCTACTGATTTCCTTCTCAAACCATTCAATCTAGAATCTGTAAAGTCTGCCATTGCACGCGCATTCGAATTCTATTATATTCTAAAAGAGAAAGAGATCAATGACGAATCAATATTGAGAGATCTGAGATTGGCATCCAAAATTCAATCCAAGATCTTATCTATGCCCAAGAACCTCTCACACAGAATGTTTGCAGAAGTGAATCCTGCGATGTATGTTTCCGGAGATTATTTCCAGATCTTAAATATTGATGAGAATAAAACTCTAGTTGTAATGGGCGATATAGAGGACCATGGTGTGACATCTGGACTGATTGCACTACTCATGAGTAATCTAGTTAAAGAAATTTCCAATACAAACGAAACTAGTCCAGCTGTATATCTGCAAAAAATGAACTATGAATTGTGCTTCGAGATTGGAACTCATAGTATGACTGCTGTAATTATTCTAATCGATCGCGAAAAAAAACAAATCATATACAGTCGTGGTGGTCATCCTTTTCCAATCTTTTATAAAGCAGATCGTTCTGAATACCAACTGCTCAGTGAAAGATCTGGGCATTTATTGGGAATTATGGAAGATATTGAATTCCATACTCATCAAATCGGTTATGAGAAGGGAGATCTTTTGTTCTTGTATAGTGACGGTCTGATCAATACTCTACAAAGTCCTTTACTTGATTCAATGAACAATATCCACCTCAATTCAAAAAATAGATTTGAACAGATGTTGGATATTCTAAAGGACTATACAATTGAATTAAGGGAAAATTCCCACTTTCAAGATGATATTTCTTATCTTTTAATTGAACTCTAA
- a CDS encoding histone deacetylase family protein — protein sequence MYTIVKKSNAVLFYSPYYNLDLGRHVFPAQKYSYIYDWIRKDPILKNIQILAPERAKMEDLELVHRPEYLDDLFSYEHSFRTMNSELPLSRSIVESFLYGVGGTVEAMEKTSEFQFCFNLGGGYHHSMPDHAEGFCYLNDVAIATRLFLLQNPGKKVLIADLDLHQGNGNSFIFQDDSDVFTFSIHQGNIYPKKEDSDLDIALAPGTGDEEYLRVLDESLAIIESKFLPDIIFYLAGADPYMDDSLGELKLSLDGLIARDTKIRDFSIKHNVSTVIVTAGGYANHPEDTVKIHFNSIKVFCSKD from the coding sequence ATGTACACAATTGTGAAAAAATCGAATGCTGTCTTATTTTACAGTCCGTATTATAATTTGGATCTTGGGCGACATGTTTTTCCCGCGCAAAAATATTCCTATATCTATGATTGGATACGTAAAGATCCTATCCTAAAAAATATTCAAATATTAGCTCCAGAACGAGCGAAAATGGAAGATCTCGAACTTGTTCATAGACCAGAATATTTGGATGATTTATTTTCTTATGAGCATAGCTTTCGAACGATGAATTCTGAATTACCTTTATCTCGTAGTATCGTTGAATCGTTCTTATACGGTGTTGGCGGTACCGTTGAAGCTATGGAGAAGACTTCAGAGTTTCAATTTTGTTTTAATCTCGGTGGTGGCTACCATCATTCGATGCCGGATCATGCGGAAGGTTTTTGTTATCTCAATGATGTTGCAATAGCAACAAGATTATTTCTTCTACAAAATCCTGGTAAGAAAGTTCTAATAGCTGATCTGGATTTGCATCAAGGCAATGGCAATTCCTTTATCTTTCAAGATGATTCTGATGTTTTTACTTTTTCCATTCATCAAGGAAATATCTATCCGAAGAAAGAAGATTCTGATCTTGATATTGCTCTCGCACCAGGTACGGGTGATGAGGAGTATCTAAGAGTCTTGGATGAATCCTTGGCAATTATTGAATCCAAATTTCTTCCTGATATAATTTTCTATTTAGCGGGAGCTGATCCCTATATGGATGATTCACTCGGTGAATTGAAGTTATCTCTAGATGGACTGATTGCAAGGGATACAAAAATTCGTGATTTTTCAATCAAACATAATGTATCAACCGTGATTGTAACTGCAGGTGGTTATGCAAACCATCCAGAGGACACAGTAAAGATACATTTTAATTCAATTAAAGTTTTCTGTAGTAAGGACTAA
- the pyk gene encoding pyruvate kinase has protein sequence MPESPMKPKKKTKIICTIGPATATREKILGLIDAGMDIARINFSHSNQNSHEKTYELLRECEQESGRPLGILADLQGPKIRTTKLKEGSIQLINGKKILINNIPDFIGDESELGCTYVNLISDLDVGNRVLIDDGKLVLSVVSVDKKNQKAELEVIVGGTLKESKGINLPGTPITAPALTEKDIDDLKFALNLGVDYIALSFVRRASDLEFARQFMKDTFTGLVAKIERPEAIDNLAEIIETCDAIMIARGDLGVEMDTEQVPVLQKEIIHQLNQKGKPVITATQMLESMIDNPRPTRAEASDVANAVMDGTDAVMLSAESASGSFPLESVDIMSKIIRKTESSFIYATISKKTEIWDDEKVRTALGIATEQIARSMNAKAIINFTRSGASALLSSEFRPEVPIYSFTPFLMTARKMKLYWGVEPYVMPMMDKFPDMIAFMNKTLKSEGLVKEGDIVVILSGAPGSVAQTVDFIQIYTIR, from the coding sequence ATGCCTGAATCTCCAATGAAACCCAAAAAAAAGACAAAAATTATCTGCACCATCGGTCCCGCAACAGCCACACGTGAAAAAATCTTGGGTCTCATTGATGCAGGAATGGATATCGCGAGAATCAACTTCTCACACTCCAATCAAAATTCGCACGAGAAAACTTATGAATTACTTCGGGAATGCGAACAGGAATCTGGGCGACCTTTAGGAATCTTAGCCGATCTACAAGGACCAAAAATTCGCACAACTAAACTCAAAGAAGGCAGCATTCAACTTATCAATGGAAAAAAAATATTAATCAACAATATTCCTGATTTTATTGGAGATGAAAGCGAGCTTGGTTGCACATATGTGAATTTAATTTCAGATTTGGATGTAGGCAATCGCGTGTTAATTGATGATGGAAAACTTGTCTTGAGTGTAGTTAGCGTTGATAAAAAAAATCAAAAAGCTGAACTCGAAGTAATTGTCGGCGGCACTCTCAAAGAAAGCAAAGGTATCAATCTTCCAGGAACACCCATTACAGCCCCGGCACTCACCGAAAAGGATATAGACGATCTTAAATTTGCACTCAACTTAGGAGTTGACTATATCGCATTAAGCTTTGTTAGACGAGCATCAGATTTAGAATTCGCAAGACAATTTATGAAAGATACCTTTACGGGTCTAGTTGCAAAAATTGAAAGACCCGAAGCTATAGACAATCTTGCAGAAATTATAGAAACTTGCGATGCGATCATGATTGCACGTGGAGATCTCGGAGTGGAAATGGACACTGAACAAGTTCCAGTTTTACAAAAAGAAATCATTCACCAACTCAATCAAAAAGGAAAACCAGTAATCACAGCGACTCAGATGCTTGAGTCAATGATTGACAATCCAAGGCCTACTCGAGCTGAAGCATCCGATGTTGCAAATGCGGTGATGGACGGAACAGATGCTGTAATGCTATCTGCCGAATCAGCGAGTGGCAGTTTTCCATTAGAAAGTGTTGATATAATGTCTAAGATCATTCGAAAAACAGAATCTTCATTTATTTATGCAACGATTAGCAAAAAAACGGAAATCTGGGACGATGAGAAAGTACGTACTGCACTCGGAATTGCAACCGAACAGATTGCACGCTCAATGAACGCGAAAGCTATTATTAATTTTACTAGAAGTGGAGCTTCTGCATTATTGTCCTCAGAGTTTAGGCCAGAAGTACCAATTTATTCTTTTACTCCATTTTTAATGACCGCAAGAAAGATGAAATTGTATTGGGGCGTTGAACCATATGTTATGCCTATGATGGATAAATTTCCAGATATGATAGCATTTATGAACAAAACTCTTAAATCAGAAGGCTTGGTTAAAGAAGGAGATATTGTTGTAATACTTTCGGGTGCTCCCGGTTCGGTTGCACAAACAGTGGATTTCATTCAAATCTATACAATACGATAA
- a CDS encoding MlaD family protein: protein MKTGTNYFRIGIFVISTLVIAATFIIILGAGALFRKNVFMETYLDESVQGLDVGSPVKHRGVKIGTVDEISFVQNEYLNDLESEEFIKYGRYVIVKMSIPGIVKALPITKIDESIKRMITTGLRVRLASQGITGTAYLEVDYLSPEKNPPLPISWKPKNHYIPSAPSTMSRFSASLDSFFDKLEATDVRGLIFNLDRLINNLNSEVEKAKIGEMSREATMLMSEMRKSNQELKEILAQPELKVAPKKLDTALTQFSSATKRLDTILSTNQNEISLAVENLRIASTDLKDVTSNAKKYPSLIFFGEPPAKSQIWK from the coding sequence ATGAAAACAGGAACTAATTATTTTCGAATCGGGATTTTTGTAATTTCTACATTAGTCATTGCTGCTACTTTTATCATCATACTTGGTGCTGGTGCACTTTTTCGAAAGAACGTATTTATGGAAACCTATCTCGATGAATCCGTTCAAGGACTAGATGTAGGTTCACCTGTTAAACATAGAGGCGTAAAGATTGGAACAGTTGATGAAATAAGTTTTGTACAAAATGAATACCTTAATGATCTTGAGAGCGAAGAGTTTATAAAGTATGGGAGATATGTTATAGTGAAGATGTCCATACCAGGAATTGTCAAGGCATTACCTATTACAAAGATTGATGAATCCATAAAGAGAATGATAACAACTGGACTTCGAGTAAGGCTTGCATCGCAAGGAATAACTGGAACTGCTTATCTTGAAGTAGATTATCTCTCTCCAGAAAAAAATCCTCCTCTTCCTATATCATGGAAACCAAAGAATCACTATATTCCTTCTGCTCCTTCAACCATGTCGAGATTTAGTGCGTCATTGGATTCATTTTTTGATAAATTGGAAGCAACTGATGTTCGGGGTTTGATTTTCAATTTAGATCGATTGATAAATAATTTAAATTCAGAAGTGGAAAAGGCCAAAATTGGGGAAATGAGTCGAGAGGCGACGATGCTTATGTCGGAGATGAGAAAAAGTAACCAGGAACTAAAAGAAATACTCGCACAGCCAGAATTAAAAGTTGCACCAAAAAAACTGGATACTGCTCTAACACAGTTTAGTTCAGCAACCAAACGTTTGGATACAATACTATCTACCAATCAAAATGAAATTTCCTTGGCGGTTGAGAACCTGCGTATTGCTTCAACTGATCTAAAGGATGTCACAAGTAATGCCAAAAAATATCCATCTTTAATATTCTTTGGTGAGCCTCCAGCTAAATCACAAATCTGGAAATAA
- a CDS encoding ABC transporter ATP-binding protein, with the protein MKKNKNSVTKEKSYYKNFDNEESIIEVRNLVSGYGSAVIMDNLNFDIKKGEIFGILGGSGSGKSTVMKNMIGLNPPLNGKIFIDGKNLWESNYQERLAILNKFGVMYQQSALFGSMTVLENVRLPMEEFTNLPVDAMNTISRMKLKMVGLDEFAEVMPSELSGGMRKRAAIARAMALDPGIVFLDEPSAGLDPITSVELDHLIIRLSRSLNVTFVIVTHELASIFTIADRVIVLDKETKGIIAEGSPDELKNHSNIDFVVRFFNRLPKDK; encoded by the coding sequence ATGAAAAAGAATAAAAACTCAGTAACAAAAGAAAAATCCTATTATAAAAATTTCGATAATGAGGAATCCATAATCGAAGTCCGCAATCTTGTGAGTGGATACGGCTCTGCAGTAATCATGGACAATCTGAACTTTGATATAAAAAAAGGAGAGATTTTTGGGATATTAGGTGGTTCTGGCAGTGGCAAAAGTACTGTTATGAAAAATATGATCGGTTTGAACCCACCTTTGAATGGTAAAATATTTATTGATGGAAAAAATCTTTGGGAGTCAAACTACCAAGAACGTTTAGCTATACTGAATAAGTTTGGAGTCATGTATCAGCAAAGTGCTTTGTTTGGATCAATGACTGTATTAGAAAATGTAAGATTGCCGATGGAAGAATTCACGAATCTACCTGTAGATGCGATGAATACAATTTCTAGGATGAAATTGAAAATGGTCGGATTGGATGAATTCGCAGAAGTCATGCCGTCAGAACTTTCGGGTGGTATGAGGAAGAGGGCTGCTATAGCACGAGCAATGGCTCTTGATCCGGGAATTGTTTTTCTTGATGAACCATCGGCTGGACTCGATCCAATTACTTCTGTTGAACTAGATCATCTAATCATACGACTCTCGCGAAGTCTAAATGTTACTTTTGTCATTGTAACTCATGAACTAGCCAGTATATTTACCATAGCAGATCGAGTGATCGTTCTGGATAAAGAGACGAAGGGAATTATCGCCGAAGGATCACCGGATGAATTGAAAAATCATTCCAACATAGATTTTGTTGTGAGATTCTTCAATCGACTGCCCAAGGATAAATAG